One region of Metallosphaera sedula DSM 5348 genomic DNA includes:
- a CDS encoding chloride channel protein, whose translation MSGRLSSLPYFEKWLILGILLGVVAGFASTVFYLLLHVFEYIFITRFVGMSYPHPLGEGGTLNFTFHPGNFILVPVSLMIGGLISGLVVYTFAPEAEGHGTDAAIKAYHYLQGKVRWVVIPVKIFASAVTIGSGGSAGREGPTAQFSSGVGSVIADLLKLSPEDRRRALAVGIGAGIGTIFKTPIGGALLASEILYKRDLEPELIYPGLIASSVGYTIFGIIFGFTPVFGYYTGTFNPMRLPLYALLGVISGLLAILYVKSFYGISGLFKRLKLPNHVKPMIGGGLAGLLTLLFPEVMGTGYGWINLAEFERFSSFYSPVLPVLLLLALLPLVKILATSLSIGSGGSGGVFAPGLFIGAFLGADVGLIFHYLFPSLVPNIAPFVIIGMMSFFAAAGKVPLSVIVMVTEMTSSLQLLPGAMIAVAISYLVSGNYTIYRSQVPTRRDSPAHKSEYEIPVMQRLKVGQCKRYDIRVSPSTTVEVALKVMLDNNFLSLPVVDESSRFIGIVYYRDIEGKNPLDQVGRYVMRGSPHVSPQSSLEQAWEIMALNRSRWVAVVDKGIFQGMVTMDSLLALYEHEVRALTDTSRDT comes from the coding sequence ATGTCTGGAAGGCTGTCGTCTTTGCCTTACTTCGAGAAGTGGCTCATCCTGGGCATCTTGCTCGGGGTGGTTGCAGGCTTTGCCTCTACAGTTTTCTACCTTTTGCTTCATGTGTTCGAGTATATCTTCATTACTAGATTTGTGGGTATGTCTTATCCTCACCCCCTGGGAGAGGGAGGAACTCTGAACTTCACGTTTCACCCTGGGAATTTCATCCTAGTGCCTGTTTCCCTCATGATAGGCGGACTCATATCAGGTCTTGTGGTATATACCTTCGCCCCCGAAGCAGAGGGCCACGGTACTGACGCTGCCATTAAGGCATATCATTATCTCCAAGGAAAGGTCAGATGGGTTGTAATTCCCGTTAAGATATTCGCTTCAGCGGTAACAATAGGATCGGGTGGTAGCGCTGGAAGAGAGGGCCCCACAGCTCAATTTTCCTCAGGGGTAGGATCGGTTATTGCGGACTTACTTAAGCTTTCGCCAGAGGACAGAAGGAGGGCGTTAGCTGTGGGTATAGGAGCAGGAATAGGGACTATATTTAAGACGCCCATAGGTGGTGCGCTCCTAGCGTCGGAGATACTTTACAAGAGGGACTTGGAACCCGAGTTAATTTACCCTGGACTAATTGCCTCCTCGGTGGGATACACGATCTTCGGCATCATTTTTGGTTTTACTCCCGTTTTCGGGTATTATACGGGAACTTTCAATCCCATGAGGTTACCCTTGTACGCCTTGCTCGGGGTAATATCAGGGCTGTTGGCCATCCTTTACGTTAAGTCCTTTTACGGAATATCGGGATTATTCAAGAGACTAAAGCTTCCCAATCACGTTAAGCCCATGATTGGGGGAGGACTTGCTGGGCTCTTGACCCTTCTTTTTCCCGAGGTTATGGGTACAGGATATGGGTGGATAAATCTGGCTGAATTCGAGAGATTCTCGTCCTTCTATTCACCTGTATTACCTGTTCTACTTCTGTTGGCACTACTTCCCCTCGTGAAGATTCTAGCTACCTCGCTCTCTATAGGATCAGGAGGAAGCGGAGGTGTCTTTGCCCCTGGCCTATTTATCGGAGCGTTCTTGGGAGCAGATGTGGGTCTGATTTTTCATTATCTATTTCCTTCCCTTGTGCCCAACATCGCTCCCTTCGTTATAATAGGCATGATGTCGTTTTTCGCTGCTGCCGGAAAGGTTCCACTATCAGTGATAGTGATGGTAACTGAAATGACCTCAAGTCTTCAACTACTTCCAGGGGCCATGATAGCCGTGGCCATCTCCTACTTGGTTTCAGGAAATTACACGATCTACAGAAGTCAAGTCCCAACAAGGAGGGATTCTCCAGCCCATAAGAGCGAGTACGAGATCCCCGTCATGCAGAGGCTGAAGGTGGGACAATGCAAGAGATACGACATACGAGTGTCTCCCTCAACTACGGTAGAGGTGGCTCTCAAGGTCATGTTAGACAACAACTTTCTGAGCCTCCCAGTCGTGGACGAATCGAGCAGGTTCATAGGTATAGTGTATTACAGGGATATCGAAGGGAAGAATCCTTTGGATCAGGTAGGTCGCTACGTGATGAGAGGCTCTCCTCACGTTTCACCTCAATCTTCTCTGGAACAAGCTTGGGAGATAATGGCTCTAAACAGGAGCAGATGGGTAGCTGTAGTGGACAAGGGAATCTTCCAGGGCATGGTTACCATGGATTCCCTCTTGGCACTCTATGAGCATGAAGTTAGGGCCCTAACAGATACTTCGCGTGATACATGA
- a CDS encoding glycosyltransferase family 2 protein produces MPRRVDSNKLSDVTVLIPVYGEKASVFERVISAVAEQDVKFLVVGDGCDEPYRSITFRYGGRFIKTPARSGKRNALATGISHVDTKFVLFLDSDTVLPSDGVRRMLSLMDEGVGGVSVNVRNVKTGNTFYLAELIERLKEATMRAVNRSGYAVLLNGKCSLYRTELVRPFILSEEFRNPRFMGRRALIGDDKQLTNYVISRGYKALLDFETTVLTYPPESVKKLYRQLIRWSRANYYFFYRELRDGTMFKRGPLYVFNFLYTTILPFLVMGVSIFDMIFLGSTIVDTNPSDYEVALLHGGNFLLHLPIILAKRIVFSLLLGTMTTHYPFSVTQSAFITPFHSAFHSTPTFLGLHFPRLGFKYSVILMHVASYLTAIPFIYALWRLLHEEKLKTLVIGSLALAIQLVVSIYALLTIWDQDKWLTR; encoded by the coding sequence ATGCCCAGAAGAGTAGACTCGAACAAATTATCTGACGTGACCGTTCTAATCCCCGTGTATGGGGAAAAGGCGTCAGTGTTTGAGAGAGTGATCTCTGCAGTTGCGGAGCAGGACGTGAAGTTTCTAGTTGTGGGAGACGGTTGCGATGAGCCCTATAGGTCAATCACCTTTAGGTATGGTGGAAGATTTATCAAGACACCTGCCAGGTCAGGGAAGAGGAATGCCCTAGCCACTGGTATATCCCACGTGGACACGAAGTTTGTTCTCTTCCTGGATAGCGACACCGTATTGCCCAGTGACGGAGTAAGAAGGATGTTGTCCCTCATGGACGAGGGAGTAGGTGGGGTAAGCGTTAACGTGAGGAATGTAAAAACTGGAAATACCTTCTACTTAGCAGAACTGATTGAAAGACTAAAGGAGGCCACAATGAGGGCCGTAAATAGGTCGGGCTATGCAGTTCTTCTGAATGGAAAATGTTCCCTTTATAGGACCGAGTTGGTTAGGCCATTTATCCTTAGTGAAGAGTTCAGAAACCCGAGGTTCATGGGAAGAAGGGCATTAATAGGAGATGACAAACAACTTACAAACTACGTCATCTCGAGAGGTTATAAGGCATTGCTGGACTTTGAGACCACCGTGTTGACTTATCCTCCAGAGAGTGTTAAGAAACTGTACAGACAACTAATTAGATGGTCTAGGGCAAACTACTACTTTTTCTATAGGGAACTGAGGGATGGAACCATGTTCAAACGAGGTCCCCTTTACGTTTTCAATTTTCTATACACAACGATTCTTCCATTCCTCGTGATGGGGGTTTCAATCTTTGATATGATTTTCTTGGGCTCCACAATTGTGGATACGAATCCATCAGATTACGAAGTAGCTCTTCTTCACGGGGGCAACTTCCTCCTTCACTTACCCATCATCTTGGCAAAGAGGATAGTATTCTCCCTTCTGCTGGGAACTATGACAACTCATTACCCATTTTCCGTGACCCAGTCAGCGTTTATCACTCCGTTCCACTCTGCATTTCACTCAACCCCTACTTTCCTAGGCCTCCACTTTCCTAGGCTAGGCTTCAAGTATTCTGTTATCTTAATGCATGTGGCAAGCTACCTTACGGCAATTCCCTTCATTTACGCTCTGTGGAGACTTCTGCACGAGGAAAAGTTGAAGACGCTGGTGATTGGTTCCCTAGCCTTAGCAATTCAACTCGTTGTGAGCATTTACGCGTTACTCACGATTTGGGATCAGGACAAGTGGCTGACTAGGTAA
- a CDS encoding peroxiredoxin — protein sequence MPEIGQIAPDVELVDTDLKKVKISDFRGKVVVLAFYPGAFTSVCTKEMCTFRDSMAKFNEVNAVVLGISVDPPFSNKAFKEANKLNFTILSDYKRDAVKAYGVDMEFLPLPGYVLAKRAVFILDKNGKIVYKWVGKELANEPNYAEIEEVVRKLK from the coding sequence ATGCCAGAAATAGGTCAAATTGCACCGGACGTAGAACTAGTGGATACAGACCTGAAGAAAGTAAAGATCTCCGATTTTAGGGGAAAAGTGGTAGTACTAGCTTTCTACCCAGGGGCCTTCACTTCTGTATGTACAAAGGAAATGTGCACGTTTAGGGATTCCATGGCCAAGTTCAACGAGGTAAATGCTGTAGTTCTTGGAATTAGTGTGGATCCCCCATTCAGCAACAAGGCATTCAAGGAAGCCAACAAGCTTAACTTCACCATACTAAGCGATTACAAGAGAGACGCTGTGAAGGCATATGGCGTCGACATGGAATTTCTACCTCTTCCTGGGTACGTTCTAGCTAAGAGGGCGGTTTTCATACTGGACAAGAACGGCAAGATTGTGTATAAGTGGGTAGGAAAGGAGTTAGCCAACGAGCCAAACTACGCGGAAATAGAAGAGGTAGTAAGAAAATTGAAGTAA
- a CDS encoding APC family permease, with translation MSDGKGMKKEIGLTSLIIIGLASAVATAIFFSPLQMTEVAGPGSLIAWIIAILFYVTISITYIELSQTYAEAGGPSRYSIYSHGAVTNLINAMADLLWYLFIPPIEAFATIEGLDYIFPSLLDSQGFPTLEGAIVGVILMFAYIPFNYYGVKTFSRITSGFGTVKYIIYILPAFLLLLVFFNVKNFTAYGFLPFGVAGIFSSMPYAMFAFGGARVIPDFAEEVKKKTYLIYALIITVIGEGLVYLLFDFTFIANLDWTKLGLTPGNWASLNKVVGNPFIVLASTHHSGLGQIALLLLLIGGIVGPFLTGYVYMGGGARVLFASARSGFLHEKFKALHSKYAIPYWGLILFAIVGAVIAFLFAPVPSIYGLIDDATVAGYIGFATNPVAMMVLRMQGVTKWKIKGGSIISPIAFAASSLIVFWSGWPAVPYSVIILAIITAILGIVGKVTEGLKESTWYIGYIAFLTFMTYIGSDGALSLVPYLTATLITVIVSLVLFYPLGIYQGLRERNYLYHKEASAPEEGEASAPEEGLESEEGGR, from the coding sequence ATGTCCGACGGTAAAGGAATGAAAAAAGAAATTGGATTAACTTCACTAATAATCATAGGCTTAGCCTCTGCCGTAGCTACTGCCATATTCTTTAGTCCATTACAAATGACGGAGGTAGCAGGGCCAGGAAGCTTAATTGCTTGGATAATAGCTATTCTATTCTACGTAACTATTTCAATAACATACATAGAATTATCACAAACCTATGCAGAGGCGGGAGGTCCATCCAGATATTCAATTTATAGTCATGGAGCTGTAACCAACTTAATTAACGCCATGGCGGATCTTCTTTGGTACTTGTTCATTCCTCCCATAGAGGCATTCGCCACAATAGAGGGACTCGACTACATTTTCCCATCCTTACTCGATTCCCAAGGATTTCCCACCCTTGAGGGGGCCATTGTAGGAGTTATCCTTATGTTTGCTTACATTCCCTTCAACTATTACGGAGTGAAGACCTTCTCTAGAATCACGTCAGGATTTGGAACAGTAAAATACATCATTTACATCTTGCCGGCGTTTCTCCTCCTGCTAGTCTTCTTCAACGTCAAGAACTTCACAGCCTATGGCTTTCTGCCCTTTGGAGTTGCCGGAATATTTTCTTCAATGCCCTATGCCATGTTCGCCTTTGGAGGTGCCAGAGTAATACCGGATTTCGCAGAGGAAGTTAAGAAAAAGACATACTTAATTTATGCACTTATCATAACGGTGATTGGAGAAGGTCTAGTTTATCTGCTCTTTGATTTCACTTTCATAGCCAATCTAGACTGGACAAAGCTAGGACTTACACCTGGGAACTGGGCGTCCCTAAACAAGGTGGTGGGGAATCCCTTCATTGTTCTAGCTAGTACCCATCATTCCGGTCTAGGTCAGATAGCTCTTCTGCTCTTGCTTATTGGGGGTATAGTGGGGCCTTTCCTAACGGGTTACGTATACATGGGAGGCGGAGCTAGGGTTCTGTTTGCTTCGGCAAGATCTGGGTTCCTTCACGAGAAGTTTAAGGCTCTTCATAGTAAGTACGCAATACCCTATTGGGGTCTGATACTCTTTGCCATAGTGGGGGCAGTCATAGCATTCCTTTTCGCTCCAGTGCCTAGCATTTACGGTCTTATAGATGATGCAACAGTTGCAGGGTACATTGGTTTCGCTACCAATCCGGTTGCCATGATGGTACTGAGGATGCAGGGAGTGACTAAGTGGAAGATTAAAGGAGGATCTATCATCTCCCCAATTGCCTTTGCTGCATCCTCACTTATCGTATTTTGGAGCGGATGGCCTGCGGTTCCGTATTCAGTCATCATTCTCGCCATAATTACGGCCATATTGGGGATAGTGGGAAAGGTAACTGAGGGACTAAAGGAGTCTACTTGGTATATTGGCTATATAGCGTTCTTAACCTTCATGACCTATATAGGATCAGATGGAGCACTCTCGTTGGTACCATATTTGACCGCAACCCTAATTACTGTTATAGTGTCTCTAGTTCTTTTCTATCCACTGGGAATATATCAGGGATTGAGGGAGAGAAACTATCTCTACCACAAAGAGGCCTCTGCCCCCGAAGAGGGAGAGGCCTCTGCCCCCGAAGAGGGACTTGAAAGCGAAGAAGGTGGAAGATAA
- a CDS encoding sulfite oxidase-like oxidoreductase produces MENQKQMPPGQRPIKRFIYYAALGVPEVNVEEYRFKITGMVERELSFTYQELLNMMDMEYKRDFHCVTGWSVLDVSWKGINLKRLVERASPKPEAKWVIFYSLDGYTATVPLEDVMNEDSILVLMMNGRPLTKEEGFPARPFFPHLYGWKSAKWVTAMELIPEYVDGYWEERGYHERGNVWDEERFKGFWGRHSKKRPII; encoded by the coding sequence ATGGAAAACCAAAAACAAATGCCACCAGGGCAACGTCCCATCAAGAGGTTCATATACTACGCGGCCCTTGGTGTCCCTGAGGTTAACGTAGAGGAGTACAGGTTCAAGATAACAGGGATGGTAGAGAGGGAGTTAAGCTTCACCTACCAGGAACTTCTGAACATGATGGACATGGAGTACAAGAGGGATTTCCACTGCGTCACCGGTTGGAGCGTTCTGGATGTGTCCTGGAAAGGAATAAACTTGAAAAGACTCGTGGAAAGGGCCTCCCCAAAGCCTGAGGCAAAGTGGGTGATATTCTACTCACTGGATGGATATACTGCTACGGTACCTCTTGAAGACGTAATGAATGAGGACTCAATCCTAGTCCTAATGATGAATGGCAGACCCCTAACAAAGGAGGAGGGATTTCCAGCCAGGCCATTCTTTCCTCACCTTTATGGATGGAAGAGTGCAAAGTGGGTAACCGCAATGGAACTTATCCCTGAGTACGTGGACGGATATTGGGAGGAAAGGGGATATCACGAGAGGGGCAACGTGTGGGATGAGGAAAGGTTCAAGGGATTCTGGGGAAGGCATAGTAAAAAGAGACCTATTATCTAG
- the doxD gene encoding thiosulfate:quinone oxidoreductase large subunit yields MAEKQGLNPGNSTRMEYLFPIRFAVGWMFLDGGLRKAVLKPAKLDPNSSSFVGGKLVNFLPHAGPFKPFLLMTLENRGLDVTFLTAFSYIEIIAGLFLVIGFLTRLSALAALFMSVGFAPAYWLGSTCEDEWQIGALLTAGSVVLMLTATGRVFGLDSVLYKKFGDRPLSKRIPILNMIKLW; encoded by the coding sequence ATGGCGGAGAAACAGGGTTTGAATCCCGGAAATTCAACGAGGATGGAGTACTTGTTCCCTATCAGGTTCGCAGTGGGATGGATGTTTCTCGATGGAGGACTTAGGAAGGCCGTGCTAAAGCCAGCTAAGTTGGATCCGAACTCCTCCTCCTTCGTTGGAGGGAAGTTAGTAAACTTCCTGCCACATGCAGGTCCCTTCAAGCCCTTTCTTTTAATGACATTGGAGAATAGGGGACTCGACGTTACGTTCCTAACAGCATTTAGCTACATAGAGATAATTGCTGGGCTATTTCTTGTGATAGGATTCTTAACTAGGTTATCAGCTCTAGCTGCGCTCTTCATGTCAGTGGGTTTCGCACCAGCTTACTGGTTAGGATCCACTTGTGAAGATGAATGGCAAATAGGTGCTCTTCTCACAGCAGGTTCCGTAGTGCTAATGCTTACTGCTACGGGTAGGGTATTCGGGTTAGATAGCGTCCTTTACAAGAAGTTTGGCGACAGGCCTCTTTCCAAGAGGATTCCCATACTCAACATGATAAAGCTGTGGTGA
- the doxA gene encoding thiosulfate:quinone oxidoreductase small subunit has product MDRTSIIALVFGILVIGFILGTGQWAYGNVVGPLVNYSKLPKLEITYITAKDQGNQTLLIMNITDVNGPDAYPASAPLMEIYNSTWHTYLNSSEIANYTVKVIQAPWNENKKDYVNWYTGFAIVLGSEAQFQLLLPIHLSPGTYHVKLYTPAISQKSMAIANFTIS; this is encoded by the coding sequence TTGGATAGAACATCCATCATAGCTCTAGTGTTTGGAATCCTTGTCATTGGATTCATTCTAGGCACAGGTCAATGGGCATATGGTAATGTCGTGGGACCACTGGTTAATTACTCGAAGTTGCCTAAGCTAGAAATAACCTACATCACAGCTAAGGATCAGGGTAATCAGACGCTGTTGATAATGAATATTACTGACGTGAACGGTCCAGACGCGTATCCAGCATCAGCTCCTCTCATGGAAATTTACAACTCAACGTGGCATACTTATCTGAATTCCTCGGAAATCGCCAACTACACGGTCAAGGTAATTCAAGCTCCATGGAATGAGAACAAGAAGGATTATGTTAACTGGTACACAGGGTTTGCCATAGTTCTCGGAAGTGAGGCTCAGTTCCAACTACTCCTTCCAATTCACCTCAGCCCAGGAACTTACCACGTCAAGTTGTACACACCAGCAATCAGTCAGAAGTCAATGGCAATAGCTAATTTCACTATAAGTTAA